In the genome of Streptomyces racemochromogenes, one region contains:
- a CDS encoding nuclear transport factor 2 family protein, translated as MPPTPQQIFEGYLHAGTVNRDADALAETFTEDGVFEAPLMPDGAAFPRRLAGREEIRAAMAAYYARPVEGGRAPNFEKSGYVLHTTSDPDVFIAEIDTVFDGDGEGADGEGTADRAVSLVQIFRVRDGKIARLRDYFAPALVD; from the coding sequence GTGCCACCGACACCGCAGCAGATCTTCGAGGGCTACCTCCACGCAGGAACCGTGAACCGCGACGCCGACGCCCTCGCCGAGACCTTCACCGAGGACGGGGTCTTCGAGGCGCCGCTCATGCCGGACGGCGCCGCCTTCCCGCGCAGGCTGGCGGGCCGCGAGGAGATCCGCGCCGCGATGGCGGCGTACTACGCCCGCCCCGTCGAGGGCGGCCGCGCGCCGAACTTCGAGAAGTCCGGCTACGTGCTCCACACCACCTCCGACCCCGACGTCTTCATCGCCGAGATCGACACCGTCTTCGACGGCGACGGCGAGGGCGCTGACGGCGAGGGCACGGCCGACCGGGCCGTCTCGCTGGTGCAGATCTTCCGTGTCCGGGACGGGAAGATCGCCCGCCTGCGCGACTACTTCGCCCCCGCGCTGGTGGACTGA
- a CDS encoding ClC family H(+)/Cl(-) exchange transporter, producing the protein MPGPRSGPPGRAPEGYRAYLVAVPAGALVGLVGGAFRRCLEGAAELRGRLLEAADGMGGPGRLLIPVALAAAGAAVACAIARRVPHAAGSGIQHVEAVWRQEAGPGPHSPWLVPAKFLGGLIAIGSGLVLGREGPIVHMGASIGSGAGRLTRLDRDDVRQLHTALSGAGLATAFTAPLGGLLFVCEEVTRTVRRRLVLLTLVGTASALACSRFLVGDAPVFPVAPTPVPPVWTLPLFLLFGAVAGLLGAAYAGLVVGTLSVCDRLTRVPPVARAAAIGAVVGLLMAYDPLLAGGGDPLSEALLAGAVPAVAVLAGCFAVRFVAGPLSYAAATPGGLFAPLLALGALWGSFAHAVTAPLLPPGAAGPGAFAAVGMAALFAGVVRAPFTGVVLVLEMTGATALVLPLLVASFAAVLAADAVESEPVYDRLRRRMLERP; encoded by the coding sequence ATGCCCGGTCCTCGGTCCGGCCCACCCGGACGCGCCCCGGAGGGGTACCGGGCCTACCTGGTCGCGGTGCCGGCCGGCGCCCTGGTGGGGCTGGTCGGCGGCGCGTTCCGCCGGTGCCTGGAAGGCGCCGCCGAACTGCGCGGCAGGCTGCTGGAGGCGGCCGACGGGATGGGCGGCCCGGGCCGGCTGCTGATCCCGGTGGCGCTCGCGGCGGCCGGCGCGGCCGTGGCCTGCGCGATCGCCCGGCGGGTCCCGCACGCCGCGGGCAGCGGCATCCAGCACGTGGAGGCCGTCTGGCGGCAGGAGGCCGGGCCCGGACCCCACTCGCCGTGGCTGGTGCCCGCGAAGTTCCTCGGCGGCCTCATCGCCATCGGCTCCGGCCTGGTCCTCGGGCGGGAGGGCCCGATCGTGCACATGGGGGCCTCGATCGGGTCCGGTGCCGGCCGCCTCACCCGCCTGGACCGCGACGACGTCCGCCAGCTGCACACCGCCCTCAGCGGCGCCGGCCTGGCCACCGCCTTCACCGCACCCCTCGGCGGGCTGCTGTTCGTCTGCGAGGAGGTGACCCGCACGGTCCGGCGCCGCCTGGTGCTGCTCACCCTCGTCGGCACGGCCTCGGCCCTCGCCTGCTCCCGGTTCCTGGTCGGCGACGCGCCCGTCTTCCCGGTCGCGCCGACGCCGGTCCCGCCGGTGTGGACGCTGCCCCTGTTCCTGCTGTTCGGTGCGGTGGCCGGACTGCTGGGCGCCGCCTACGCCGGCCTCGTCGTGGGGACCCTCTCCGTGTGCGACCGGCTCACCCGGGTGCCGCCCGTGGCCCGGGCCGCCGCCATCGGGGCCGTCGTCGGCCTGCTCATGGCGTACGACCCGCTCCTGGCCGGGGGCGGCGACCCGCTCAGCGAAGCCCTGCTGGCGGGCGCGGTGCCCGCCGTCGCGGTGCTGGCGGGCTGCTTCGCCGTCCGGTTCGTGGCGGGTCCGCTCAGCTACGCGGCCGCGACCCCGGGCGGGCTGTTCGCCCCGCTGCTGGCCCTGGGTGCCCTGTGGGGGAGCTTCGCGCACGCCGTCACCGCGCCGCTGCTGCCGCCGGGGGCGGCCGGGCCGGGGGCGTTCGCGGCGGTCGGGATGGCCGCCCTGTTCGCCGGCGTCGTACGCGCGCCGTTCACGGGCGTCGTCCTGGTGCTGGAGATGACCGGTGCCACCGCGCTCGTGCTGCCGCTGCTGGTCGCCTCCTTCGCCGCGGTACTGGCCGCGGACGCGGTGGAGAGCGAGCCCGTCTACGACCGCCTGCGGCGCCGGATGCTGGAGCGGCCCTGA
- a CDS encoding helix-turn-helix transcriptional regulator: MTAAAARRSGTRTDRVPEHPDIPTIGLQQVLEALVDPVRRKIVGELYHARQDLACGTIDLPVGKSTATHHFHVLRDAGLIRQYYVGTSRMNALRREEVDEAFPGLLRALVGVPERP; the protein is encoded by the coding sequence ATGACGGCAGCGGCGGCGCGGCGGAGCGGCACCCGGACGGACCGCGTCCCGGAGCACCCCGACATCCCCACCATCGGCCTCCAGCAGGTGCTCGAAGCCCTGGTCGACCCGGTCCGCCGGAAGATCGTCGGCGAGCTCTACCACGCCCGGCAGGACCTGGCCTGCGGCACCATCGACCTTCCGGTCGGCAAATCCACCGCCACCCACCACTTCCACGTGCTCCGCGACGCGGGCCTGATCCGCCAGTACTACGTGGGCACCTCCCGGATGAACGCCCTGCGCCGCGAAGAGGTGGACGAGGCCTTCCCCGGTCTGCTGCGCGCGCTGGTCGGCGTACCGGAGCGCCCCTGA
- a CDS encoding zinc-dependent alcohol dehydrogenase family protein — translation MTATVRFHEYGGPEVLRIEEVPAGEPGPGELLVRVDAIGINRAEVLFRAGRYIEPAKEFPARLGAEAAGVVEAAGPGVTGFGIGRPVSVVPAFSMNDYAVYAERAVVPAAAVVHRPAGLGAVEGAAVWMPYVTAYGALVEVGGMRAGDTVVLTAASSSVGLAAIQVARRVGAVPVATTRSRAKREALLAAGAAQVIVTDEEPVADRVLALTGGRGAEFVFDAVAGPGVVDLARAVAPGGTLFLYGAVSGLPTPYPGFELGMPALNMRTYTMHETTRDPGRLRRAEAFVTSGLEAGAFRPVVDRVFGLDEIAEAHRHMESGTQIGKIVVEVAH, via the coding sequence ATGACGGCGACGGTGCGGTTCCACGAGTACGGCGGACCGGAGGTACTGCGGATCGAGGAGGTTCCGGCCGGCGAGCCGGGCCCCGGCGAACTGCTGGTCCGGGTCGACGCGATCGGCATCAACCGGGCGGAGGTGCTGTTCCGGGCCGGCCGGTACATCGAGCCGGCCAAGGAGTTCCCCGCCCGGCTCGGCGCCGAGGCGGCGGGCGTGGTCGAGGCGGCCGGTCCGGGGGTCACCGGGTTCGGGATCGGCCGGCCGGTCAGCGTGGTGCCGGCGTTCTCGATGAACGACTACGCCGTCTACGCGGAGCGGGCCGTCGTCCCGGCGGCCGCGGTCGTGCACCGCCCGGCCGGGCTCGGCGCGGTCGAGGGGGCGGCGGTGTGGATGCCCTACGTGACGGCGTACGGGGCGCTGGTCGAGGTCGGCGGGATGCGGGCCGGTGACACGGTGGTGCTGACGGCCGCCTCCAGCAGCGTGGGCCTGGCCGCGATCCAGGTCGCCCGGCGGGTCGGGGCGGTGCCGGTCGCCACGACGCGCAGCCGCGCCAAGCGGGAGGCACTGCTCGCGGCGGGGGCGGCGCAGGTGATCGTCACGGACGAGGAGCCGGTCGCCGACCGGGTGCTGGCCCTGACGGGGGGCCGGGGCGCGGAGTTCGTCTTCGACGCCGTGGCGGGGCCGGGCGTGGTGGACCTGGCCAGGGCGGTCGCCCCCGGGGGCACGCTCTTCCTGTACGGGGCGGTGAGCGGCCTGCCGACGCCGTATCCCGGTTTCGAACTCGGCATGCCCGCGCTGAACATGCGCACGTACACGATGCACGAGACGACCAGGGACCCCGGGCGACTGCGGCGGGCGGAGGCGTTCGTCACCTCCGGCCTGGAGGCGGGGGCCTTCCGTCCGGTGGTGGACCGCGTCTTCGGACTGGACGAGATCGCCGAGGCGCACCGCCACATGGAGTCGGGCACGCAGATCGGGAAGATCGTCGTCGAGGTCGCCCACTGA
- a CDS encoding SDR family oxidoreductase codes for MGKNALVTGGSRGIGRAIAERLAADGVTVALTYAGDEAAARDTVERITAGGGRAFALRAEFGRHGDAAALWAAYDGLGLDGVDIIVNNAGIGLPSPLGEVTEEGFDQVYAVNVRAPFFVVQEALGRLRDGGRVINISSGAARLAMPEILAYGATKGALDTLTLNLAKALGPRGVTVNSVAPGIVDTDVNAGWLRGNPEAEAHAASLAALGRVGQPQDIADVVAFLASDAGRWVTGRVVDATGGAGL; via the coding sequence ATGGGCAAGAACGCGCTCGTCACCGGCGGCAGCCGGGGCATCGGCCGGGCCATAGCCGAACGGCTCGCGGCGGACGGGGTCACCGTCGCGCTGACCTACGCCGGCGACGAGGCGGCCGCGCGCGACACCGTCGAGCGGATCACCGCCGGCGGCGGCCGGGCCTTCGCCCTGCGGGCCGAGTTCGGCCGGCACGGGGACGCGGCCGCGCTCTGGGCCGCGTACGACGGACTCGGCCTGGACGGCGTCGACATCATCGTGAACAACGCGGGCATCGGGCTGCCCTCCCCGCTCGGCGAGGTCACCGAGGAGGGCTTCGACCAGGTCTACGCGGTCAACGTGCGGGCCCCGTTCTTCGTCGTGCAGGAGGCCTTGGGCCGGCTGCGCGACGGCGGCCGGGTCATCAACATCTCCAGCGGCGCCGCCCGCCTCGCGATGCCGGAGATCCTGGCGTACGGGGCGACGAAGGGAGCTCTCGACACCCTGACGCTGAACCTCGCCAAGGCCCTCGGCCCGCGGGGCGTCACGGTGAACTCCGTCGCCCCCGGCATCGTCGACACCGACGTCAACGCCGGCTGGCTGCGCGGCAACCCGGAGGCCGAGGCGCACGCGGCCTCGCTGGCCGCGCTCGGCCGGGTCGGACAGCCGCAGGACATCGCGGACGTCGTCGCCTTCCTCGCCTCGGACGCCGGACGCTGGGTCACCGGCCGCGTCGTCGACGCGACCGGTGGAGCGGGACTGTAG
- a CDS encoding ABC transporter permease, producing the protein MSAPALRGPYWATVRQHRHAAWALTALTAAGLAAVAALRVWVGDPGPEGPFAFPARAYRVMRLCMEYGGTGLLLLPLLVGAFVAGPMTARELESGTWRLALTQSTTPRAWLGAKVLVAGLVSALGASALVLVYRLGWTRVSATWQLTRFDRGPYEATGPVLAAYCLLGVALGVLVGQLLRRTVAAMAATGLLTGLVLLGIGALRWSFLPVQTNTIPFGGNPAKLLPPDSLLMDTGLLTATGSRLPNQACFERTRTMGVCPADLNVTGRYADFHPASHYWPTQLIETALVLALAAAALYAAFRVLRARRG; encoded by the coding sequence ATGAGCGCGCCGGCACTGAGGGGCCCGTACTGGGCCACGGTCCGCCAGCACCGCCACGCCGCCTGGGCGCTGACGGCGCTCACGGCGGCCGGCCTCGCCGCGGTGGCCGCCCTGCGCGTGTGGGTCGGCGACCCGGGCCCTGAGGGGCCGTTCGCGTTCCCTGCCCGGGCCTACCGCGTGATGCGGCTCTGCATGGAGTACGGCGGCACCGGCCTGCTCCTGCTGCCGCTGCTGGTCGGAGCCTTCGTGGCCGGCCCGATGACCGCGCGCGAACTGGAGAGCGGGACCTGGCGGCTCGCCCTCACCCAGTCGACCACGCCCCGGGCCTGGCTCGGCGCGAAGGTCCTCGTCGCCGGGCTGGTGTCCGCCCTCGGGGCGTCAGCGCTGGTACTGGTCTACCGCCTCGGCTGGACGCGGGTGTCCGCCACCTGGCAACTCACCCGGTTCGACCGGGGCCCGTACGAGGCCACCGGCCCGGTGCTGGCCGCCTACTGCCTGCTCGGCGTGGCCCTCGGCGTCCTCGTCGGCCAGCTCCTGCGGCGCACCGTCGCGGCCATGGCCGCCACCGGCCTCCTGACCGGGCTGGTCCTGCTGGGCATCGGCGCCCTGCGGTGGTCGTTCCTGCCCGTGCAGACCAACACCATCCCCTTCGGCGGGAACCCGGCGAAGCTGCTCCCGCCCGACTCCCTGCTGATGGACACGGGGCTGCTCACCGCCACCGGTTCGCGGCTGCCCAACCAGGCGTGTTTCGAGCGCACCCGGACCATGGGCGTCTGCCCCGCCGACCTGAACGTCACCGGCCGGTACGCGGACTTCCACCCGGCCTCGCACTACTGGCCGACGCAGCTGATCGAGACCGCCCTGGTCCTCGCCCTGGCGGCCGCGGCCCTGTACGCGGCGTTCCGGGTGCTGCGCGCCCGCCGCGGCTGA
- a CDS encoding ABC transporter ATP-binding protein — MTDTVIEAEGLGLRYGRKGAWALRDCAFRLPEGRICALVGPNGAGKSSLLALAAGLVPPTEGTLRTAPREELAYVGQDKPLYPQLTVDETLRLGRELNPGRWDAATAERVVDAGGLSREARIRTLSGGQRTRVALALALGKRPALLLLDEPMADLDPLARHQLMGTLMADAAERGTSVVMSSHILTELEGACDHLLLADGGRIRLSGPIDEVNAAHRLLTGPAAASAELDRHTVVESRTTGRTLTALVRPAGPVDSRTWQTSTPSLEELLLAHLRCPDAPTFEAAEVRA; from the coding sequence ATGACGGACACCGTGATCGAGGCGGAAGGCCTCGGACTGCGCTACGGACGCAAGGGGGCATGGGCACTGCGCGACTGCGCCTTCCGGCTGCCCGAAGGCCGGATATGCGCGCTCGTCGGCCCCAACGGCGCCGGCAAGTCCAGCCTGCTGGCCCTCGCCGCCGGGCTCGTACCGCCCACCGAGGGCACCCTGCGCACGGCGCCGCGCGAGGAACTCGCCTACGTCGGCCAGGACAAGCCCCTCTACCCGCAGCTCACCGTGGACGAGACCCTGCGCCTCGGCCGGGAACTCAACCCCGGCCGCTGGGACGCGGCGACGGCCGAGCGCGTCGTGGACGCCGGCGGACTGTCCCGCGAGGCCCGGATCCGCACCCTCTCCGGCGGCCAGCGCACCCGCGTCGCCCTGGCCCTCGCCCTCGGCAAGCGGCCCGCGCTGCTGCTCCTGGACGAGCCCATGGCCGACCTCGACCCGCTCGCCCGCCACCAGCTCATGGGCACCCTGATGGCCGACGCCGCCGAGCGCGGCACCTCCGTGGTGATGTCCTCCCACATCCTCACCGAGCTGGAGGGCGCCTGCGACCACCTCCTCCTCGCCGACGGCGGCCGCATCCGCCTCTCCGGCCCCATCGACGAGGTCAACGCCGCCCACCGGCTGCTCACCGGCCCGGCCGCCGCCTCGGCCGAACTCGACCGCCACACCGTCGTCGAAAGCCGTACGACGGGCCGCACGCTCACCGCGCTCGTGCGGCCGGCCGGGCCCGTCGACAGCCGGACCTGGCAGACGTCCACCCCCTCCCTGGAGGAGCTCTTGCTCGCCCACCTGCGATGCCCCGATGCCCCGACGTTCGAAGCCGCGGAGGTGCGGGCATGA
- a CDS encoding GntR family transcriptional regulator, which yields MLEYRIDRRSGIATYLQIVQQTKQALRLGLLVPGDKLPAAREVVEATAINPNTVLKAYRELEREGLVEAKRGMGTFIRKSLGGAPADSPLHDELEGWARRARDAGMERDDVAALFASVLDQHFKGDGAA from the coding sequence GTGCTGGAGTACCGCATCGACCGGCGCAGCGGCATCGCCACGTACCTGCAGATCGTCCAGCAGACCAAACAAGCCCTGCGCCTGGGCCTGCTGGTACCCGGCGACAAACTGCCGGCCGCGCGCGAGGTCGTGGAGGCCACCGCCATCAACCCGAACACCGTCCTGAAGGCCTACCGCGAGCTGGAACGCGAAGGCCTCGTCGAGGCGAAGCGGGGGATGGGCACCTTCATCCGGAAGTCCCTGGGCGGCGCCCCGGCCGACTCCCCGCTCCACGACGAACTCGAAGGCTGGGCGCGGCGGGCACGGGACGCCGGGATGGAACGGGACGACGTGGCCGCGCTCTTCGCATCCGTACTGGACCAACACTTCAAGGGGGACGGCGCCGCATGA
- a CDS encoding MsnO8 family LLM class oxidoreductase, which produces MIDIPLSALEVAMVQTGTRAVDTLRDTAAFARELERLDYHRVWYAEHHHSPAIGAFPPVVLTAHAAASTSVIRLGSGGVLAPNHAPLTLAEQFGTLAALHEDRIDLGIGRGPGTFDEGIARALRRGAGPTTDAEYREDVAAVLSFLVEEVALGPLPEPWLLASSSAGAALAAELGLPVAVAHHIRPENTRAVLERYRAAFTPSRWCGRPRVLLCVETVCAETEEEAQRLGGPMNVVKAKLLQGISDMPFPTPEEAAAHPFTDPERQALAGFRAQQAVGDPETVVRRLAELAAGTGADELMLTTPVYGFRDRVRSYELIRKQLGG; this is translated from the coding sequence ATGATCGACATACCCCTCTCCGCGCTCGAAGTCGCGATGGTCCAGACCGGCACCCGGGCCGTGGACACCCTGCGTGACACCGCGGCCTTCGCGCGGGAGCTGGAACGGCTGGACTACCACCGGGTCTGGTACGCCGAGCACCACCACTCCCCCGCGATCGGCGCGTTCCCGCCGGTCGTGCTCACCGCGCACGCCGCGGCGTCCACCTCGGTGATCCGGCTGGGCTCGGGCGGCGTGCTGGCCCCCAACCACGCGCCCCTCACCCTGGCCGAGCAGTTCGGCACCCTGGCCGCCCTGCACGAGGACCGCATCGACCTGGGGATCGGACGGGGCCCCGGCACCTTCGACGAGGGCATCGCGCGCGCCCTGCGCCGCGGGGCGGGGCCCACGACGGATGCCGAGTACCGGGAGGACGTGGCCGCCGTCCTGTCCTTCCTCGTGGAGGAGGTCGCGCTCGGCCCCCTGCCGGAGCCGTGGCTGCTCGCCTCCAGCTCCGCCGGGGCCGCGCTCGCCGCGGAGCTCGGCCTGCCGGTCGCCGTGGCCCACCACATCCGGCCGGAGAACACCCGCGCGGTCCTGGAGCGGTACCGGGCCGCGTTCACCCCGTCACGCTGGTGCGGGCGGCCCAGGGTACTGCTGTGCGTGGAGACGGTCTGCGCGGAGACGGAGGAGGAGGCCCAGCGGCTCGGCGGGCCGATGAACGTGGTCAAGGCGAAGCTGCTCCAGGGGATCAGCGACATGCCCTTCCCCACGCCCGAGGAGGCCGCCGCCCACCCGTTCACGGACCCGGAGCGGCAGGCCCTGGCCGGCTTCCGCGCCCAGCAGGCCGTCGGCGACCCCGAGACCGTCGTGCGCCGGCTCGCGGAGCTGGCCGCCGGGACCGGCGCGGACGAGCTGATGCTGACCACGCCCGTCTACGGCTTCCGCGACCGGGTCCGCTCGTACGAGCTGATCCGCAAGCAGCTGGGGGGCTGA
- a CDS encoding chitinase — protein sequence MIRRTIRLLGLGLGIAALCVQLPAAAAAEPPGPRAPDTCAVKPKPAGKVLQGYWENWDGAANGVHPPLGWIPLTDGRIRAHGYNVVNAAFPVIRSDGTVLWEDGMDSTVKVPTPAEMCQAKQDGLTVLMSIGGAAAGIDLNSTAVADRFVATVVPLLKKYNFDGIDIDIETGLVGSGSITRLSASQANLIRVIDGVLAQMPAGFGLTMAPETAYVTGGSVAYGSIWGAYLPVIKKYADNGRLWWLNMQYYNGSMYGCSGDSYSAGTVAGFKAQTDCLDRGLVVQGTTIKVPYDKQVPGLPAQPGAGGGYMAPGLVAQAWNPYAGRLKGLMTWSLNWDGSRNWTFGDNVRSLQGR from the coding sequence ATGATCCGTCGCACCATCCGCCTGCTCGGCCTCGGCCTCGGCATCGCCGCGTTATGCGTCCAGCTGCCCGCGGCCGCCGCGGCCGAGCCCCCGGGGCCGCGCGCGCCCGACACCTGCGCGGTGAAGCCGAAGCCGGCCGGCAAGGTCCTCCAGGGGTACTGGGAGAACTGGGACGGCGCCGCGAACGGCGTCCACCCTCCGCTCGGCTGGATCCCCCTCACCGACGGCCGCATCCGCGCGCACGGCTACAACGTGGTCAACGCGGCCTTCCCCGTCATCCGCTCCGACGGCACCGTGCTGTGGGAGGACGGCATGGACAGCACCGTGAAGGTGCCCACCCCCGCCGAGATGTGCCAGGCCAAACAGGACGGCCTCACCGTCCTGATGTCCATCGGCGGCGCGGCCGCGGGCATCGACCTGAACTCCACCGCCGTCGCGGACCGCTTCGTCGCGACGGTCGTCCCCCTCCTGAAGAAGTACAACTTCGACGGGATCGACATCGACATCGAGACCGGCCTCGTCGGCTCCGGCAGCATCACCCGCCTCTCCGCGTCCCAGGCCAACCTCATCCGCGTCATCGACGGCGTGCTCGCGCAGATGCCGGCCGGATTCGGCCTGACGATGGCCCCCGAGACCGCCTACGTCACCGGCGGCAGCGTGGCGTACGGCTCGATCTGGGGCGCGTACCTGCCCGTCATCAAGAAGTACGCCGACAACGGCCGGCTGTGGTGGCTGAACATGCAGTACTACAACGGCAGCATGTACGGCTGCTCCGGCGATTCCTACTCCGCCGGGACCGTCGCCGGCTTCAAGGCGCAGACCGACTGCCTCGACCGGGGCCTGGTCGTCCAGGGCACCACGATCAAGGTGCCCTACGACAAGCAGGTCCCCGGGCTCCCGGCCCAGCCGGGCGCCGGCGGCGGCTACATGGCACCGGGTCTCGTCGCCCAGGCCTGGAACCCCTACGCCGGTCGGCTCAAGGGGCTCATGACCTGGTCCCTCAACTGGGACGGCTCCCGGAACTGGACCTTCGGCGACAACGTCAGGTCCCTCCAGGGCCGCTGA
- a CDS encoding BtrH N-terminal domain-containing protein, whose product MTVLVYEDFGTGRHREASLIRHALGSVHDEELVAGLAGGVGFMYFVFEYEGRLPILTIVAQAHPEPWVQVALGRLGVPYEATRAMNPRWGRVRAALDGGQPAFCVVDRSSLPWHAADPDAEMTGTDPYTVVIAGYDGDDLLVEDGAQTPYRIGREEFGAAWTAHRKGRHQLIVPTGPAEGEPDVDGAVASTVRHLTGPVLGNAFDVNFGFTGMEKLAAQLRDGTTGTGWERRFGGSPEALRAGTGRLYACLEEEWTAPGATRPLYADFLDRVGRPEAAGLFRESAGHWAELAMLGRDADPRAGAQERRALFDACAERVDRCLELEREAVRALEK is encoded by the coding sequence ATGACTGTGCTCGTATACGAAGACTTCGGCACCGGCCGCCACCGCGAGGCCTCGCTGATCAGGCACGCCCTGGGCAGCGTCCACGACGAGGAGCTCGTGGCCGGCCTCGCCGGGGGCGTCGGCTTCATGTACTTCGTCTTCGAGTACGAGGGACGCCTGCCCATCCTCACGATCGTGGCCCAGGCCCACCCCGAGCCCTGGGTGCAGGTCGCGCTCGGCCGCCTCGGTGTCCCGTACGAGGCCACCCGCGCGATGAACCCCCGCTGGGGCCGGGTCCGCGCGGCGCTGGACGGCGGGCAGCCCGCGTTCTGCGTGGTCGACCGTTCCTCCCTGCCCTGGCACGCGGCCGACCCGGACGCCGAGATGACCGGCACCGACCCGTACACCGTCGTCATCGCCGGGTACGACGGCGACGACCTGCTGGTCGAGGACGGCGCGCAGACCCCGTACCGGATCGGACGCGAGGAGTTCGGCGCCGCCTGGACCGCCCACCGCAAGGGCCGCCACCAGCTGATCGTCCCCACCGGGCCGGCGGAGGGAGAGCCGGACGTGGACGGGGCCGTCGCCTCCACCGTCAGGCACCTCACCGGGCCGGTCCTCGGCAACGCCTTCGACGTCAACTTCGGCTTCACCGGCATGGAGAAGCTCGCCGCCCAGCTGCGCGACGGCACCACCGGGACGGGCTGGGAGCGGCGGTTCGGCGGCTCGCCCGAGGCCCTGCGGGCCGGTACGGGGCGGCTGTACGCCTGCCTGGAGGAGGAGTGGACGGCCCCGGGCGCGACCCGCCCGCTGTACGCCGACTTCCTGGACCGCGTCGGGCGTCCGGAGGCGGCCGGGCTCTTCCGGGAGTCCGCCGGGCACTGGGCGGAGCTGGCCATGCTGGGCCGGGACGCCGACCCGCGGGCGGGTGCGCAGGAGCGGCGGGCGCTGTTCGACGCGTGCGCGGAACGGGTGGACCGGTGCCTGGAGCTGGAGCGCGAGGCGGTCCGCGCCCTGGAGAAGTAG